From the Lathyrus oleraceus cultivar Zhongwan6 chromosome 4, CAAS_Psat_ZW6_1.0, whole genome shotgun sequence genome, one window contains:
- the LOC127136752 gene encoding uncharacterized protein LOC127136752, protein MSEQKASKKNVVSIDEVEEVERQKDQKVKDKGEDKDKVYVPPTPYKPPIPFPQRLKQTKIDNQYKKFIKVIEKLHVEIPFTEAITQIPSYAKFLKDILTNKRRLDDTKPLECNSIAENKLAKKEKDPESFSIPCIFGNHVIDKAFLDLGASVSLMPLAVCRRLNLGELQSTNMSHQLADRFVKYPVGILEDIPVRIRQIYIPTDFVVMDIKEDDEISILLGRPFLSIAGAIIDVKRGKLTFEVGDEKIESILIQIPNGTSHRRLLLCHRYH, encoded by the coding sequence ATGAGTGAACAAAAGGCTTCTAAGAAAAATGTTGTGTCTATAGATGAAGTAGAGGAAGTAGAGAGACAAAAAGACCAGAAAGTGAAGGATAAGGGAGAAGATAAAGATAAAGTTTATGTTCCACCCACTCCTTATAAACCACCAATTCCATttccgcaaagacttaaacagACAAAAATTGATAACCAATATAAAAAGTTTATAAAAGTGATTGAAAAACTccacgtagaaatccctttcaccGAAGCCATCACCCAGATACCATCTTATGCTAAATTCCTTAAGGACATCTTGACCAACAAACGTAGGTTGGATGATACAAAACCTTTAGAATGCAACTCCATTGCTGAGAAcaaacttgctaagaaggagaaagatcCCGAGAGCTTTTCCATACCTTGTATTTTTGGGAATCATGTTATAGACAAAGCGTTCCTAGACTTGGGAGCAAGCGTaagcctaatgcctttagcagtttgtaGAAGGTTAAACCTAGGAGAATTACAATCGACTAATATGTCTCATCAATTAGCCGATAGATTTGTAAAATATCCAGTAGGCATATTAGAAGACATTCCAGTTAGAATCAGACAAATTTATATCCCAACAGATTTCGTGGTAATGGATATTAAAGAAGACGACGAAATCTCGATCCTCCTTGGTAGACCCTTCTTATCAATAGCGGGAGCcataatagatgttaaaagaggaaagCTAACTTTCGAAGTGGGTGATGAAAAGATAGAATCTATACTTATCCAAATTCCTAATGGCACCAGTCATAGAAGACTCTTGTTATGCCATcgatatcattga